The Cellulomonas sp. S1-8 genomic sequence TCGCGCTTCCAGGGCAGCACGGCGCCCCCGCCGCGGCGCGTCACCTTGGGCACGGGGCAGCCGAAGTTGAGGTCGACGTGGTCCGCGCGGTCCTCCTCCACGAGCAGGCGCACGGCGGCGCCCACGGTGGCGGGGTCGACGCCGTAGACCTGCACCGAGCGCGGGACCTCGTCGGGCTCGAACGCGATGATGCGGAACGACTCGGGGCTGCGCTCGACCAGCGCACGGCTGGTGAGCATCTCCGCGACGTACAGGCCCGCGCCGGACTCGCGGCACAGGCGCCGGAACGCGGCGTTGGTGATGCCGGCCATCGGCGCGAGGACGACGGGCGTGTCGACGGTGATCGGACCGATGCGCAGCGGCGGCAGCGTCGGCGTCGCGCCCGGGACGGGCGCGGCGGGGGTGGCGGTCGACGGGTGCACGCCACCAGTGTCCCCCACGGAGATCCGATCCGGACTTGTCTATGCCTTGCCAGACATATGCCGCGTGCGGCATGCTGAAGTCATGAGCATCGACGTCTTCGAGGTCGTCGCCGAACCACGGCGTCGGCAGATCCTCGACGAGCTGCGCGGCGGCGAACGGTCCGTCGGCGACCTCGTCGACCGGCTCGGTCTCGCGCAGCCCGCCGTCTCCAAGCACCTGCGCACGCTGCGCACCGCCGGCCTCGTCGAGGTCCGCCCCGACGCCCAGCGCCGCTGGTACCGCCTGCGCCCCGCGCCGCTGGCCGAGCTCGACGCCTGGCTCACGCCCTACCGCGCGACGTGGGCCGACCGCCTCGACACCCTCGGCACCTACCTCGACACCCTGCCCGCCGACCCACCCCTGGAGGACTCATGACCACCGACCAGCCCCTGGGCACCGTGCTGCACGACGGCGAGCGCCGCGGCCTGCGGTACGTCCGCACCTACCCCCACCCGCTCGACGCCGTGTGGCGTGCGGTCACCGAGTCGCAGCACCTGCGGCACTGGATGCCCGCCGACCTCGTCGGTGAACGCCGCGTCGGCGCCCCGGTCGAGCTGCCGTTCTGGCCCGAGCACGTCGAGCGCTACGGCATCGAGGAGCCCGTCCTGCACGGCACCATCGAGGCGTGGGACCCGCCGACGCGCGCGTCGTGGACCTGGGGCGGCGACGTCCTGCTGTTCGAGCTCGACGAGACCGACGACGGCACGCGGCTGACGTTCACCACGTGGCTCGAGATCCCCGACGCGGACGCCCCGGGGATCGTCGAGACCGGC encodes the following:
- a CDS encoding SRPBCC domain-containing protein, whose amino-acid sequence is MTTDQPLGTVLHDGERRGLRYVRTYPHPLDAVWRAVTESQHLRHWMPADLVGERRVGAPVELPFWPEHVERYGIEEPVLHGTIEAWDPPTRASWTWGGDVLLFELDETDDGTRLTFTTWLEIPDADAPGIVETGSGYHLCLDLLEDVLAGRPQPTGSIPDDVEKSMRARYVAAMGAEL
- a CDS encoding ArsR/SmtB family transcription factor, translating into MSIDVFEVVAEPRRRQILDELRGGERSVGDLVDRLGLAQPAVSKHLRTLRTAGLVEVRPDAQRRWYRLRPAPLAELDAWLTPYRATWADRLDTLGTYLDTLPADPPLEDS